TAAATTGTGTCAACAACCACAGGAGACGATGAAGaagaccaaaaaataaaaaagacggaGAGAGAAGAGACTATGCCATTGTAGCCTATAGtcttaaaaaaataatgaaaagattaaaatttatggaatattccaAGTTTTGATAATAATTGAAACATGGGTTATTTGCAAATTTCATGAAAATGCACAATGTCAATTCGCAAAATGTTGATAAGGTATAAAATTTTTGTAATCACGCCATAAAATGGGGGTTACATGTAAAACACTACATATGGAACTGTTTACTTCCTCAGTTAAAGTAAGTCAAGAAAGCAAATCAAGTATCCATATAATACATCCACAAATTCAAGGTGCTGACAAAGGAATACAACTGAGCAAGAAAGTAAGCCAATGATGTCTTTATTCATATACCTCACGATCCTGAAAGCAGACATGGTCATCACTGATGAACCAATGACTAAAAAACCATCACATTCTCTTGCAGTTTCTTTAGCCTTTTCAGCTCTGTCTTTGggaacattatcaccaaaaaagaCAACCTTCATagttcaaaagaaaagaaaaaaaaatcaaaggcaAAAATAATATTGCACTGACTATGGTACATTTAGCAATTCAGTTATGCAATAGCATTATGAAGATAAAATCTATCCAATAAAATACACAGGTGCATTATTATGACTTAACATAGAGATTTTCAGAGAATCGAGCACACATCCTCAAGGACGTCACAGTACAGTCGAAGAAAACTTTTGCTTCCATGGAAGAACAGTTGCAAAACAGTTGAATGAAAGAATACAAATTTTAACAATTACATCGGAAGGAAAATACCTACGTTGCCATAAAAATTATAGGCAATAGAATATTTTGGCATCTACAGTTTATTTTCACATGAATTACAAACACAATGAAATGTTACATTAAAGGACATGTCAATGTTGTGCTAGTATTCCCAATGTCCCAAAAATcaggagcctcatgcactgggTACACCCTTTTGTATAAACTCATGAATCCATATTCTAAAGTTATACATATCCATATGCCCGCAAGTTGATCACTTATAATACTTTCACTATACTGAATATTAAAcaaaataacaacaataaaaGTGGCTCTTTtagtgaatccaagagttcttgtGAACTTAACATCCAATATTTCACATTCTACCAAACATTACAGCAtaatcatatcatgttttctcAGATTATTCTTCTATTTATTCTTTTATCTCCACTCTATCtccttgcaaaattggacacttgGATACATTTCCATATCAAGTTCTCATGTCCATGCCTATGAACAACTGCAACTACCATCAATAATTATTTTATGCTGATATTCAAAGCCAAATATTGTGACTGAAGCAACAAGAAATATTGATTGGTTTATCTTAGCTACATTTCCTTCTACTCGACCTTCATAATAGCTAACAATGGAATGATCAATCTCAATGTGACTAAAACAGGCACAAACTGTACAAGTAACATAAAAAATATCAGAACAAAAATGAGTGGTCAAATGTCATGTTTGCTTAGTTCTCTAAGTGTGCTCAGACATGGACAAGGCCAATAATAGATCGCAATTGAGCATGTGTAAAGTAGAATGGGTAGTTATCCTATACTGTGTAACACGCTCACATCAGGTTTTAATATTCCACCACATTGCTGGCAGTTTGGAATTTCAAAATCCTCCTCCCAGAACTTGGCATCTATCTCAATGTCAGCATCAGGCCGTTGCTGCATGCCAAAACTCTTGTCGGAGCCAGGATCTCCACATTCCAGACTTTCGATTGCTGCAGCCCACTGTAACAGATTATAGTCAATCATACATTACCAGCACATTATACAACGATGCATACAAGAATAAAAATGCCTAAATTTCTTTTTTCcattttatcttttaaataaaatatttttcttcaaaatATGTGTCAACTGTAATTCAAACAAGTTGCTAAATATCAGAAACATTTCACAAACTCAATGGATTAAGCAAGGAACTCCTTTTTGTCCAGACCGGTCCATACTGACCAGTTTACTGGTCCGAGCATGAACCATTACGTGGATTAAGCAAGGCTCACCCATTTCGGGTGGTCTCATCCaccatattaaaaagaaaaaaaaaataattttgcatGCCTCCTTCTCCTTGAGGTCCATCCCCATTTGTGAGCCTTAACATGTGGAGTCCACCACCATCTACCTTGCCACAGCCCACCATGTGCTGCTGACCGGGTATTCTCcaactcttctcctcctcctcttcctcctcttttttcttccttttcctccaccatctcttcttccttcctcttcctctttcttcctcctattcctccacagcctcttcttcttcctttgtcttctcctttttcttttcggTCCATACTGGTGTATTAGTTCATTGGTCAGGCATGGACCTGTACAAGCGTCCAATATGCAATTGTGATCCTTGGACATAAGTACAACACTATGATGCAAATATAACCTAATCTAAATCATATCATTCAAAATTTTATTGCACCCATTTAGGTCTTAAACTATCATAATTAAACCATCTTGAAAAAAACAAAAGGGGCAACTTTGCAAAAAAGTGGATTTATGGCAACAATTGATTACATCTTTGACTCATCCATCAGAAAATCACTTCTTTATCCCAAGAGACATCATCTTCAAGTCAAAATCCAAATCAAGTCCAAACTAAACCCTAAAGAGAAGTCATGCCCTACTCGTATCAGGAGATAGATCTATTcaaattgaaaatattttttttgtcatcATTTTTGTCATGTACTTAGAAATATGTACGTATTCTATAGATCATTTTTATCTGCACAAAGATAAAAATATGCATATATTAAATTTATCATGTACTACTATGATCTTTTCAGTATGTGTAGTCTATAGAGAGACTCTAACATGTAAACTTAACAGTGCAACACTAAACCTTTTCAAATAGAATTTCAAGTTCCCCTTGTTCTTTCAATAATATGATTTAGTTGCAAATAACACACCTTTGGATTAAGGGCCTTCACCCTGTCTTGAAACGAATCTCGGTTAATGGAATTGCCACACTTTAAGCATACTACAGAATAGACAGTTCCATGCAATTCAAGCGGGTCACTACCGGCACGATGATGCAACCTGAAAAATATGATTGTACTACCAGTAATTCTGACCTAAAAGAACAATAGTATATTTTACAGAACAAAGGAGCCAAACATCCTACCTATCCACATTTTGGGTGACCATATAATTAATTCGACCAAACTTCTCCAATGATGCTAAAGCACGATGAGCTGCATTCGGCTGTGCAGCAAGGAATCTTCTCCATCCAGCATAGCTCCTGGCCCAGTATCTCCTCCGAGCACGGCTTGAGCGAACAAACTCCTAATTACAATGTTTCATCATTATAAGACAGCAGTGTGATAAATCAATGATGGGTCACTTGTGAATTGAAGATATTAATTGGTCAAAATCCTATTCACCCAGAGATGGGAAAAAGGGACCTTAAAGAGTTGGGTTTGCACTGAAAGGAGACTCTTCAAAAACGATTACTCATAAAGTTTTATTTGCTGAAATTGTTCTAAAGAATAGAAGATGTCTAGATTGTAAAATTGGTTTTCAAAATAGGCTATTTGCACTTTTCTAACGTCCAATTCTACAATGTACAACATTGATCTGACATTCAAATATTTGACCATCCTCATCTTTAAATTGGTCTATCAAGCAAAAGGATATGGAATCTGCTTCCTCTGTATAGTTCTGTCAAATCAGCAACAAGGAGTCAGGATCTGCTTCATTGGTATAGTTCTCCTTACAAGTCGTTGATTGAATCAATCAGAAATACTTGACAACAAAAAGACAGTATTGGCTCATGTAATCTTTACTACACCCTACTAATACAGTTAAAGGTATCTGCTGTCAGCTGAAATTAGCATTATCTATAAGAGAAGCACAAAGCAACAAGGAACACCATCACTGGTACTGTTGGAAGCTTCTTGAAAACTAATCATTTCCAGAAGTCCAGAAAAGTGTAACAttaaaatgataataatatttaGAATTTACACCACCATGTGCCAATGTAGGAGTTCACAGTGGCATCACATTGCACTGTATTTTAATTTCAGAAGAGAACAAGATAACATCACACTAAATACAAGTACACTGACAATAATTCCAATCACTCAATTTTGTATAGAATAAGAGCCTCAGAACTAAACATTTGCTAAATGCAAAACGGAATGAGTAGTCATAGATACTACACCAAATTACCCAAACTACAAAAGGGAAAATATCCTGAAAAACTATATTAGTGTGTGTCATAGTTGGAATGTTCTCGAAAATTTCTATGCATTTTCTCCTCCAACAGGGGCAACCAAGTAGTGGAAGGACAAGTCTACAATTCCATAGAGGAGCAATATGTATACAAACTTGGAGAGCCTCATGATTCATGATCTTAGATGATGACAAACACCTAGTCAAACAGTAAGAAAGAAGATGTTTGTACATGATATATGATATCCTGAATATTGATTGACTGctagttaacatgttttgatattcTATCTTCAGGTTGGTTATTGACAAGAACTCATTAAATTTATTGCTCAAACTCATATAACAAGCTAAAAGATTCTTTTGCTGCTCAGCCTAGAGCCTCAAGCATTGTACAAGGATATGCTGTAATAACCCATTGCCTTCTAGGTGGAATTGTCACAACATAGATGTTCCTCTTAGCACAGTTGGATAATGGATATGATGATTAAGAGGCATTATGTCAATAAGATTTTTGAGGTTTAGACAAGGCTTAGCTCAGCACACCAATACCCAAatgtattttgattttatttgaaatatgCTGCTTCCTAATAAAGTTTTCTTGCAACAAGCAATTAACAATAATTCATTGTAGACAACCCTCTTGTTATTAAGTATGTAAACATTCAAGTTCTTTAAAAAGACAAACACATTCCATAACTTGataaaacaaaatcttgcttttgCAGGTCAAACTTCTTATCTGTCATCTGAAGCCTTCGATTTGTTAAATGGCATGTCACATGACTTTTGACACCTTTTATTCATACTAGCCCATTAGCATATAAACATCCGAACATATGCATAGTgccttctacttctaataggccATGAACCATGAACCCGATCAGAATTATTTTCAACGAATCCATAATaagtgatccaatttttttcatcaggtccGGGTGAAAAACATTTAATCTATAAACCtaaaaaatat
The window above is part of the Musa acuminata AAA Group cultivar baxijiao chromosome BXJ2-6, Cavendish_Baxijiao_AAA, whole genome shotgun sequence genome. Proteins encoded here:
- the LOC135580766 gene encoding NAD-dependent protein deacylase SRT2-like isoform X1, whose amino-acid sequence is MLTVQTRLTCGLFCNRRRGLVLKCCMHQLLAKSSYSTYESTLREQNGSHFKNLNDRKIVPDSDPPSVKDVNLLYQFIDRSRKLVVLTGAGISTESGIPDYRSPNGAYSTGFKPITHQEFVRSSRARRRYWARSYAGWRRFLAAQPNAAHRALASLEKFGRINYMVTQNVDRLHHRAGSDPLELHGTVYSVVCLKCGNSINRDSFQDRVKALNPKWAAAIESLECGDPGSDKSFGMQQRPDADIEIDAKFWEEDFEIPNCQQCGGILKPDVVFFGDNVPKDRAEKAKETARECDGFLVIGSSVMTMSAFRIVRAAYEANAAVAVINIGKTRCDEFVSLKINARCGEILPRVLEMGCLAIPSIN